The proteins below are encoded in one region of Paenarthrobacter ilicis:
- a CDS encoding LCP family protein — MRRRDARPQGTGTAGPVAGRHGEDADGTPRHMKERQGFPLWLKIVTGVVSVTLVVGVAFAAFWFIRLQSNITKAPLSAADNRDSGEPSANDKTDRLQILILGSDTRDGKNADYGSSEDSTGYGHSDVMMLLDISADNKRVSVMSFPRDLLVDVPQCTDRTNNQTFPARSGVMINAAMAEAGIGCAVDTVNKLTGLEIDHFMMADFNAVKELSKAVGGVNVCVSDPVFDPDSRLRLPKGDSMVEGEQALAFLRTRHAFGDGGDLGRIKGQQAFLSSLTRKLKGEGTLGNPQRLLQIADVVTQNLTVDEGLASVPSLLTIGGRLKDIDVSKVAFVAVPTQAAAVDPNRLELVEPQASQLFAALRADLDLTTPGATSTPTGTPTAGATETQAAPTPSAPAVPAYNKAIQPVAVANGSGVDTRAQEILAVLTGNGFTQSVSYLANPVDKTMVYFGEGFADVAADVATLYGIPSAQVQQAQGVSGVQLYVGTDFGTGAVYGAASVPPDVVNQTANDAVCQQVNPLYIDQ, encoded by the coding sequence GTGCGACGTCGTGACGCCCGCCCGCAGGGCACCGGCACCGCCGGCCCCGTTGCGGGACGCCATGGGGAGGATGCCGACGGTACCCCCAGGCATATGAAGGAACGCCAGGGGTTTCCGCTGTGGCTGAAGATTGTTACAGGCGTCGTGTCCGTGACGTTGGTGGTCGGCGTCGCCTTTGCCGCTTTCTGGTTTATCAGATTGCAGTCGAATATCACCAAGGCTCCCTTGAGCGCGGCGGATAACCGCGATTCGGGCGAACCGTCTGCCAATGACAAGACCGACCGGTTGCAGATTCTCATCCTCGGTTCGGACACCCGTGACGGTAAGAATGCCGATTACGGAAGCAGCGAGGATTCCACCGGCTACGGTCACTCCGACGTCATGATGTTGTTGGATATCTCTGCGGACAACAAGCGGGTCAGCGTCATGAGCTTTCCCAGGGATCTCCTGGTGGATGTTCCGCAGTGCACCGATCGCACCAACAACCAGACTTTTCCCGCCCGCAGCGGTGTCATGATCAACGCCGCGATGGCCGAGGCTGGAATTGGGTGCGCCGTGGACACGGTCAACAAGCTCACCGGCCTGGAAATAGATCACTTCATGATGGCGGACTTCAACGCCGTCAAGGAACTTTCCAAGGCCGTCGGTGGCGTCAATGTGTGCGTCAGCGACCCCGTCTTCGATCCTGACTCCCGCCTTAGGCTGCCCAAGGGCGATTCCATGGTGGAGGGCGAACAAGCCCTCGCCTTCCTCAGGACGCGTCACGCGTTTGGCGACGGCGGCGACCTCGGCCGCATTAAGGGCCAGCAGGCTTTCCTTTCGTCCTTGACCCGCAAGTTGAAGGGCGAAGGCACCTTGGGCAATCCGCAGAGGCTCCTGCAGATAGCCGACGTCGTCACCCAGAACCTCACTGTTGACGAGGGGCTGGCATCCGTTCCTTCGCTGCTGACCATTGGCGGGCGGCTCAAGGACATTGATGTGTCAAAGGTCGCCTTCGTTGCCGTGCCCACGCAGGCCGCAGCGGTTGACCCCAACCGGCTTGAACTTGTTGAACCCCAGGCTTCACAGCTGTTCGCGGCGTTGCGGGCGGATCTGGACCTGACCACACCGGGTGCAACGTCCACTCCCACCGGCACACCCACGGCTGGTGCCACAGAGACCCAGGCCGCTCCGACGCCGAGCGCTCCTGCAGTCCCTGCCTACAACAAAGCCATCCAGCCTGTGGCAGTGGCAAATGGCAGCGGAGTAGACACCAGGGCCCAGGAAATTCTGGCAGTCCTCACCGGCAACGGCTTTACCCAGTCGGTCTCCTACCTCGCCAATCCGGTAGACAAGACCATGGTCTACTTCGGTGAGGGATTCGCCGACGTAGCAGCAGATGTTGCCACGCTCTACGGTATTCCTTCCGCGCAGGTCCAACAGGCCCAGGGAGTATCAGGGGTTCAGCTTTACGTGGGAACCGACTTTGGGACCGGGGCGGTCTATGGTGCGGCCTCTGTCCCCCCGGACGTGGTCAACCAGACTGCCAACGATGCCGTGTGCCAGCAGGTTAATCCGCTGTACATCGACCAGTAA
- the ybeY gene encoding rRNA maturation RNase YbeY, with translation MSIEVNNESGVEVDEAQLVTLSRFIFERLFIHPQAELSILLVDEPAMEKLHIELMDEPGATDVLSVPMDELTPGTPGRPTPQGMLGDIAICPQVAEVQARNAGHPTQDEMLLLTTHGILHLLGFDHAEPDEKAEMFGLQRELLSEFLGKDAPMETMQ, from the coding sequence ATGAGCATTGAAGTCAACAACGAGTCCGGCGTGGAGGTGGACGAGGCCCAGTTGGTGACGCTGTCCCGTTTCATTTTTGAGCGGCTCTTCATCCATCCCCAAGCGGAGCTGTCCATTCTCCTGGTGGATGAACCGGCCATGGAGAAGCTTCATATAGAGCTGATGGACGAACCCGGCGCAACTGATGTTCTCTCAGTGCCCATGGATGAGTTGACGCCCGGGACACCGGGCAGGCCAACGCCGCAGGGCATGCTGGGTGACATCGCCATCTGCCCACAGGTGGCAGAGGTGCAGGCCCGGAACGCCGGGCACCCCACCCAGGATGAGATGCTGCTCCTCACCACCCACGGCATCCTGCACCTGCTGGGTTTCGACCACGCAGAGCCGGATGAAAAAGCGGAAATGTTTGGCCTTCAGCGTGAGCTGTTGTCCGAGTTCCTGGGCAAGGATGCCCCGATGGAGACCATGCAGTGA
- a CDS encoding PhoH family protein gives MSESLNGRPKAGNGNRPSTEFPHTLPGTRTEVVTFDDSDQMVHSLGSHDEALRYIEDHFEGVNFHVRGNELSMTGPTADISRVMRLLEEVRGLVVKGTLVTPDVLQQLVSMLRSQSLQNPAEVLTHNILSSRGRTIRPKTLNQKNYVDAIDENTVIFGIGPAGTGKTYLAMAKAVQALQNKEVSRIILTRPAVEAGERLGFLPGTLSDKIDPYLRPLYDALHDMMDPETIPRLMAAGTIEVAPLAYMRGRTLNDAFIILDEAQNTTPEQMKMFLTRLGFGSKMVVTGDVTQVDLPFGATSGLRIVREILTGIDDVNFSILEAADVVRHRLVADIVSAYSTWDDAHRANTDSNNHHRGERK, from the coding sequence ATGAGTGAATCGTTGAACGGGCGCCCCAAGGCCGGAAACGGCAATCGGCCGTCCACCGAGTTCCCGCACACGTTACCGGGCACGCGCACGGAAGTTGTCACTTTTGATGACTCCGACCAAATGGTTCACTCGCTGGGAAGCCACGATGAAGCCCTCCGCTATATCGAGGATCATTTTGAGGGCGTGAATTTCCACGTACGTGGAAACGAGTTGTCCATGACGGGCCCCACGGCAGATATCTCCCGTGTCATGCGCCTCCTGGAAGAAGTTCGTGGCCTGGTGGTCAAGGGCACTTTGGTGACTCCCGACGTCCTCCAGCAGCTCGTGTCGATGCTCCGCTCCCAATCCCTGCAGAACCCTGCTGAGGTCCTCACGCACAACATCCTCTCCAGCAGGGGCCGGACCATCCGGCCCAAGACGCTGAACCAGAAGAACTATGTTGATGCCATCGATGAGAACACTGTCATTTTCGGTATTGGGCCGGCGGGTACGGGAAAGACCTACCTGGCCATGGCCAAAGCTGTCCAGGCACTCCAAAACAAGGAAGTCAGCCGGATCATCCTGACCCGTCCCGCTGTGGAAGCGGGGGAGCGGCTGGGATTCCTGCCTGGCACCCTGAGCGACAAGATTGACCCGTACCTCCGGCCGCTGTACGACGCGCTGCACGACATGATGGATCCGGAGACCATCCCGCGACTCATGGCCGCCGGGACCATTGAGGTTGCACCGCTGGCCTACATGCGTGGCCGGACCCTGAACGACGCCTTCATCATCCTTGACGAAGCCCAGAACACCACTCCGGAACAGATGAAGATGTTCCTGACCCGGCTCGGCTTCGGGTCCAAGATGGTGGTCACCGGTGACGTGACCCAGGTGGACCTTCCCTTTGGGGCAACGTCCGGCCTGCGGATTGTCCGCGAGATCCTGACCGGCATCGACGACGTCAACTTCTCCATTCTTGAAGCGGCGGACGTGGTCCGGCACCGCCTTGTTGCCGATATCGTGTCGGCCTACAGCACTTGGGACGACGCTCACCGCGCAAATACAGACAGCAACAATCACCACCGTGGAGAGCGTAAATGA
- a CDS encoding hemolysin family protein has product MTSIILVGMALVFLSFVALLTAAEAAFNFLPRHEAEQSIVRSKGKALGGILKNPVAHMRALRFWRVWFEMAAAVAVAVVLHSLLDNVWLAGLAATGIMAVIGFVLVGVSPRQIGRAHSGPVVRFTAPLIRFLCWILGPIPAWLVALGQAVAPGAPAGDDAFVSEEEFREFVDRAAESDMIEDNEAELIHSVFDFGDTLVRSVMVPRTDIVSITTGSTLESAMALFLRSGYSRIPVIGENTDQIRGILYLKDVAAALHRTEPGLQAHDVDSLAREVRYVPESKLVSDLLRELQQESTHVAIVIDEYGGTAGLVTLEDMIEEIVGEIVDEYDAAAEEAIDLGDGQFRVSARMSIDDLGELFDIDLDDDEVDTVGGLLAKALGQVPIVGSSVEVDGVSLRADRVEGRRNRVSHIIAAAMPKEDTDFEDLLEDADSTQQGVPREQAK; this is encoded by the coding sequence GTGACCTCGATCATCCTGGTCGGCATGGCGCTGGTATTTCTTAGCTTTGTTGCTTTGCTGACCGCAGCGGAAGCTGCTTTCAACTTCCTTCCCCGCCACGAAGCCGAACAATCCATCGTCCGCAGCAAGGGCAAGGCGCTGGGTGGGATCCTGAAGAATCCGGTCGCCCACATGCGCGCGCTGCGGTTCTGGCGCGTGTGGTTCGAAATGGCTGCGGCCGTGGCCGTGGCGGTCGTCCTCCACAGCCTCCTTGACAATGTCTGGCTGGCGGGTCTGGCGGCCACGGGCATCATGGCTGTTATCGGTTTCGTTCTGGTGGGCGTTTCACCCCGCCAGATTGGCAGGGCACACTCAGGCCCCGTGGTCCGGTTCACTGCTCCGCTGATCAGGTTCCTCTGCTGGATTCTTGGCCCCATCCCGGCCTGGCTTGTGGCGCTGGGCCAAGCTGTGGCGCCCGGTGCCCCGGCAGGTGATGACGCTTTCGTCAGCGAGGAAGAGTTCCGCGAATTCGTGGACCGCGCTGCGGAGTCGGACATGATCGAGGACAACGAGGCCGAGCTCATTCACTCGGTGTTCGATTTCGGAGACACCCTGGTCCGCTCAGTCATGGTTCCCCGGACGGACATCGTCAGTATCACCACCGGTTCCACCCTTGAATCGGCCATGGCGCTGTTCCTGCGTTCGGGCTACTCCCGCATTCCGGTGATTGGCGAGAACACGGACCAGATCCGCGGCATTTTGTACCTCAAGGACGTAGCGGCCGCCTTGCATCGCACCGAACCGGGGCTGCAGGCCCACGACGTCGATTCCCTGGCCAGGGAGGTGCGTTATGTTCCTGAATCGAAGCTGGTCAGCGACCTCCTTCGGGAGCTTCAACAGGAATCAACGCATGTGGCCATTGTCATCGACGAGTACGGCGGAACAGCCGGGTTGGTGACCCTCGAGGACATGATCGAAGAAATCGTCGGCGAGATCGTTGACGAATATGACGCCGCGGCCGAAGAAGCCATTGACTTGGGCGACGGCCAATTCAGGGTCAGTGCCCGGATGAGCATCGATGACCTTGGCGAACTCTTCGACATCGACCTCGACGACGACGAAGTGGACACGGTGGGTGGCCTCCTGGCCAAGGCCCTCGGACAGGTCCCCATCGTCGGGAGTTCAGTGGAGGTCGACGGTGTTTCCCTCAGAGCCGATAGGGTAGAGGGTCGCCGAAACAGGGTCAGCCATATCATTGCGGCAGCCATGCCAAAGGAAGACACTGACTTTGAGGACCTTCTCGAAGACGCCGACTCAACGCAACAGGGAGTTCCACGTGAGCAAGCTAAGTAA
- a CDS encoding GerMN domain-containing protein: MLAALLLTGCIANGGGTQVNTGTPVPTVLDAPASNAPLETTQASTKIPVYWIGRSKDEVYLYREFRDISGDANPVTTALRIMMSDKPLDHDFFTPWQQPGSLATSISGKNVITVDVSRDAFNSNLDAVMAQRAVQQLVYTATAAASSSGLINSGQQIQVVILVDGHTDYMAFGQVKLGQPMARDASLVAPLWIIDPQEDVTLPPGTIKFNGRSTDSSKTIAWQVLQENGKGEKTSLLNGQAKATGEPGQYGLFTIGATLKAGKYELRVSQLDGAGKIIESSTDTRLFTVG, encoded by the coding sequence ATGCTTGCTGCCCTGTTGCTGACGGGATGCATCGCCAATGGCGGGGGAACACAGGTAAACACCGGCACGCCCGTGCCCACCGTCCTGGACGCGCCGGCCAGCAACGCTCCGCTGGAAACCACGCAGGCGTCCACCAAAATCCCGGTTTACTGGATCGGACGCAGCAAGGACGAGGTCTACCTCTACCGCGAATTCAGGGATATTTCCGGGGATGCCAACCCTGTGACCACTGCCCTGCGCATCATGATGTCGGACAAGCCGCTTGACCATGACTTCTTTACTCCATGGCAGCAGCCTGGCAGCCTGGCAACGTCCATCTCCGGCAAGAACGTCATTACAGTGGACGTCTCCCGCGATGCGTTCAACTCGAACCTTGACGCTGTGATGGCTCAAAGGGCTGTCCAACAGTTGGTGTACACCGCCACCGCTGCAGCGTCGTCGTCGGGCCTCATCAACTCCGGACAACAGATCCAAGTGGTGATCCTTGTGGATGGCCACACCGACTACATGGCCTTCGGCCAGGTGAAGCTCGGTCAACCGATGGCCCGCGACGCCTCCTTGGTGGCGCCGCTGTGGATCATAGATCCCCAGGAGGACGTGACCCTGCCTCCTGGAACCATCAAGTTCAACGGACGCAGCACGGACAGTTCCAAGACGATTGCCTGGCAGGTTCTCCAAGAGAACGGCAAGGGCGAGAAGACCAGCCTCCTCAACGGCCAGGCCAAAGCCACAGGTGAACCCGGCCAGTACGGATTGTTCACCATTGGCGCCACCCTCAAGGCCGGCAAGTACGAACTACGGGTTTCGCAGCTTGACGGCGCGGGCAAGATCATCGAATCCAGCACCGATACGCGCCTCTTCACTGTCGGCTGA
- the dnaJ gene encoding molecular chaperone DnaJ: protein MSSHYDVLGVSPEATGEEIKKAYRKLARKLHPDVNPGEDVAEQFKAVTHAYEVLSDPQKRRVYDATGNENGTENGFGGGYAGQGFAFQDIFDTFFGGGGGQGAPASRVRRGQDALISVRIDLKDAVFGVNKKLEVDTAVVCPTCDGSCCRPGTHPERCDICGGSGQVQRAVRSILGQVMTTAPCGSCEGFGTVIKDPCNECSGQGRIRSRRSLTIKVPAGVATGTRIQLSGQGEAGPAGGPAGDLYVEIRVNNDSMFMREGDDLHATLSVPMTAAALGTELQLDTFDGAQGIDVKSGTQSGEVITLRGLGVTHLRGYGRGDLKVHLHVETPSKLDAAQEELLQQLAKLRGEQFTEGKLVASGGMFAKLRDRLGNL, encoded by the coding sequence TTGAGCAGCCACTATGACGTTTTGGGAGTCTCGCCGGAAGCCACCGGGGAAGAGATCAAAAAGGCGTACCGCAAGTTGGCGCGCAAGCTCCACCCGGATGTCAATCCCGGCGAGGATGTTGCCGAGCAATTCAAGGCCGTCACACATGCCTACGAGGTATTGTCGGACCCCCAGAAACGCCGGGTGTACGACGCCACAGGCAACGAAAACGGAACCGAGAATGGTTTCGGAGGCGGCTACGCAGGTCAGGGCTTCGCATTCCAGGACATTTTCGACACCTTCTTCGGCGGCGGCGGTGGCCAGGGGGCACCGGCCTCGCGGGTACGCCGCGGCCAGGATGCGCTGATCAGCGTCCGCATCGACCTCAAGGATGCCGTCTTCGGCGTCAACAAGAAGCTCGAAGTGGACACTGCCGTGGTGTGCCCCACCTGTGACGGCAGCTGCTGCCGCCCGGGAACGCATCCCGAACGCTGTGACATCTGCGGTGGCAGCGGCCAGGTCCAGCGTGCCGTGCGTTCCATCCTGGGACAGGTCATGACCACCGCTCCTTGTGGTTCCTGTGAAGGCTTCGGCACTGTGATCAAGGACCCCTGTAACGAATGCAGCGGCCAGGGACGCATCCGCAGTCGTCGTTCACTGACCATCAAGGTTCCCGCGGGCGTTGCCACCGGCACGCGCATCCAGTTGTCAGGCCAGGGCGAAGCCGGTCCTGCCGGTGGTCCTGCAGGCGACCTTTACGTTGAGATCCGCGTTAACAACGATTCCATGTTCATGCGTGAAGGTGACGATCTGCATGCCACGCTGAGCGTGCCCATGACGGCAGCCGCGCTGGGAACAGAACTGCAGCTGGATACTTTCGACGGCGCCCAGGGCATTGACGTCAAATCAGGCACGCAGTCAGGTGAAGTCATCACCCTGCGTGGGCTCGGTGTGACGCACCTCCGGGGCTACGGCCGCGGAGACCTTAAAGTGCACCTGCACGTGGAGACGCCCAGCAAGCTGGACGCCGCCCAGGAGGAGCTGCTCCAGCAACTGGCCAAGTTGCGCGGTGAGCAGTTCACCGAGGGAAAGCTTGTTGCCAGCGGCGGCATGTTTGCGAAACTGCGGGACAGGCTCGGTAACCTGTAG
- a CDS encoding 16S rRNA (uracil(1498)-N(3))-methyltransferase produces the protein MSNPVFFAPPGSLDGLEPGAVFVLDGPEARHAVTVKRLAVGEPVDIADGAGGRLTGVVADVGSGTLAVTAASVGFEDQPPVRLVLVQALAKGDRDELAVETSTELGIDSVVPWQSERSIVRWKGDRAAKAHAKWQSVVTAAAKQARRAYIPEVRQIVDTAALAAEVSKAGLAVILHEDAKRPLRTVLEQWDGPRGDQPGSSEILLIVGPEGGISPREVTRLSDAGAVTALLGHHVLRSSTAGPAAVVLASDVLGRW, from the coding sequence GTGAGCAACCCAGTTTTCTTCGCCCCGCCTGGCAGCCTCGACGGCCTTGAGCCTGGTGCAGTGTTCGTTCTCGACGGGCCGGAGGCCCGCCATGCGGTCACCGTCAAGCGCCTGGCCGTCGGTGAGCCGGTGGATATTGCCGACGGCGCCGGAGGCAGGCTCACGGGTGTGGTGGCCGACGTCGGCTCCGGCACCTTGGCGGTTACTGCCGCCAGCGTTGGTTTCGAGGACCAGCCCCCCGTGCGGCTGGTCCTTGTCCAAGCCCTCGCCAAAGGCGACCGTGATGAGCTCGCTGTGGAAACGTCCACTGAATTGGGCATCGACTCGGTGGTTCCGTGGCAGTCCGAACGCTCCATCGTCCGGTGGAAGGGTGATCGGGCTGCCAAAGCCCACGCAAAGTGGCAGTCAGTAGTCACGGCGGCGGCCAAGCAAGCGCGCAGGGCCTACATTCCCGAGGTACGGCAGATTGTTGATACCGCTGCTTTGGCAGCTGAAGTCAGCAAAGCAGGCTTGGCCGTCATCCTGCACGAGGACGCCAAGCGGCCTTTGCGGACGGTGTTGGAACAGTGGGACGGCCCCCGCGGAGATCAGCCCGGTTCGTCGGAGATCCTGTTGATCGTGGGCCCTGAGGGTGGAATCTCGCCGCGCGAGGTGACCCGCCTCAGTGACGCTGGAGCCGTTACGGCCCTGTTGGGGCACCACGTGCTGCGATCGTCGACGGCGGGTCCTGCCGCTGTCGTGCTTGCCAGCGACGTTCTGGGCCGCTGGTAG
- the era gene encoding GTPase Era, with product MSKLSNKFDADSDFGGFRAGFSVLVGRPNAGKSTLTNALVGQKVAITSAKPQTTRHTIRGIVHRDDAQLILVDTPGLHRPRTLLGKRLNELVADTLAEVDAIGFCLPANEKIGPGDRFIAAQLAAVGRKPIVALVTKTDLVDRQALTEQLLAVAALGREVLGEQGWADIVPVSAADGFQVSTVADVLIGHMPPSPPLYPDGELTDEPEAVMIAELIREAALEGVRDELPHSLAVVVEEIVPREGRTEDNPLLDVRVNLYVERPSQKAIIIGKGGSRLREVGTNARKGIETLLGTRIYLDLHVKVAKDWQRDPKQLVKLGF from the coding sequence GTGAGCAAGCTAAGTAACAAATTCGACGCCGACTCGGACTTCGGCGGCTTCCGCGCTGGCTTCTCGGTGCTGGTTGGACGGCCCAACGCGGGGAAATCAACGTTGACCAACGCGCTGGTGGGCCAAAAAGTGGCCATCACGTCAGCGAAACCGCAGACCACCCGCCACACCATCCGCGGCATCGTCCACCGCGACGATGCCCAGCTGATTCTGGTGGACACGCCGGGTCTCCACCGACCCCGCACACTCCTGGGAAAGCGCCTCAACGAGCTCGTCGCGGACACGCTTGCCGAAGTTGATGCGATCGGGTTTTGCTTGCCTGCCAATGAAAAGATCGGCCCTGGTGACAGGTTCATTGCAGCGCAACTCGCTGCCGTTGGACGGAAGCCTATCGTTGCCCTGGTGACAAAAACGGACTTGGTTGACCGCCAGGCCCTGACGGAACAACTGCTGGCCGTGGCTGCTCTGGGCCGCGAGGTCCTGGGCGAGCAGGGCTGGGCGGATATAGTTCCGGTGTCTGCCGCTGATGGCTTCCAGGTTTCCACAGTGGCCGATGTCCTGATCGGTCACATGCCGCCGTCGCCGCCCCTCTACCCCGATGGCGAACTCACCGATGAGCCTGAGGCAGTGATGATTGCCGAACTTATCCGGGAGGCGGCCTTGGAGGGCGTGCGCGACGAGCTCCCGCACTCCTTGGCAGTGGTCGTTGAGGAAATTGTGCCCCGTGAAGGGCGGACCGAGGACAATCCGTTGTTGGATGTCAGGGTAAATCTCTATGTTGAGCGTCCGTCCCAGAAAGCCATCATCATAGGCAAGGGCGGCAGCCGTTTGCGGGAGGTCGGCACCAACGCCCGCAAGGGTATCGAAACACTCCTTGGCACCAGGATCTACCTTGACCTCCACGTGAAGGTGGCCAAGGACTGGCAGCGCGATCCCAAGCAATTGGTCAAGCTGGGGTTCTGA